From a region of the Haematobia irritans isolate KBUSLIRL chromosome 4, ASM5000362v1, whole genome shotgun sequence genome:
- the LOC142234068 gene encoding ninjurin-A-like, translating to MELSVSTGLGRKKEAIQEAVIETEIPEPNANDLLVSPPPTQRRESDPSPTRCCFFSANVKVSDDAIKTLKSGKKRTKGIDKAKSKSEFHTYQQKKTFGQGMMDLALLTANVNQLRAILDAETKHPYYIANLSFIGISIFFQVIVGISLICNSRVNVNEATDVSKASRVNNITFACTFLITVANIFLSVFYENDHK from the exons gCTGTAATTGAGACTGAGATTCCTGAGCCGAATGCTAACG ACCTTCTTGTTTCACCGCCACCCACACAAAGAAGGGAATCTGATCCCTCTCCCACGAGATGTTGTTTTTTCTCAGCTAATG tgAAAGTTAGCGACGATGCCATCAAAACTCTAAAAAGTGGAAAGAAAAGGACGAAAGGAATAGATAAAGCCAAGTCGAAATCAGAGTTTCATACATATCAgcagaagaaaacttttggtcaaGGAATGATGGACTTGGCTTTGCTAACCGCGAATGTAAATCAATTACGAGCCATACTTGATGCAGAGACAAAACATCCTTACTACATTGCTAACCTGTCATTTATTGGAATAAGCATCTTCTTTCAG GTGATAGTTGGCATTAGTCTGATTTGTAATAGCCGTGTGAATGTTAATGAAGCGACGGATGTCTCAAAAGCATCCAGAGTTAACAACATTACTTTTGCCTGTACATTTCTGATAACAGTTGCTAATATTTTTCTCTCGGTGTTCTATGAAAACGACCATAAATAA